AATGCACCGGTTACGAGATTTGGGTAGGCATCAAAGGGGGCGGGCATGTCGGCTATTTGATTCCGAAAAGCCAATGCGGCTGCTCCCACCAGAACGATGAAGATATCACTGCTATGAATGTGAAGTTTAGTCACTGGCTAGCTCCTCCTTTCTTCCTTCTGCCTGTCGGGTCTTCTTTTCCACGTATAGGGCCGCGAATAAGGCGGCAATACATAAGAAAATAAGCGCTACACTGATCGGACGGGACAGCGTAAAGCTGAGCAGGCTGCTTTCGCTTTCCGCCATTTGCAGGCTTTGGGCCAACCCCTTTTCTGCAATGGGTCCAAGGACGAGCCCCAGAGCCAGTGGTCCGATTGGTATACCTACCCGAACCATGACATAGCCTAGTAGGCCCGTTCCAAACATCACCCATACTCCGTAGATATCATAAGTAGCCGCGTAGGCACCCACGATACACAAAGCGATAACTGCGGGCCCCAGGTAGTTACTTGGAATCAAAAGTACGCGTGCAGTCAGCTTGACCATGTAGTAACCAATTCCTAGTAATAAGAAGTTGGATACGACGAGGGAAGCCATGAAGGCATAGGCGATATCTGAGCTGTTTGTGAGCAGTCCCATGCCTGGCTGAATGCCGAAGGACATCAGTGCGCCCATGATGACGGCCGCATTTACATTCCCTGGAATGCCCAGGCCCATCATCGGAACCAGACTGCTGGATACCTGAGAGTTGTTCGCTGACTCAGATGCAATGATGCCTTCTACAGCACCTTTACCGAACTTGCCTGGCTCTTTCGAGATGCGGCGTGCTTCGTTATAAGCAATGATCGATGCGATCGCTCCACCGGCGCCGGGGAGGATTCCGATGATACTACCCACAATAGAACTCCTCAAAAGGACACTCCATGCAGATCTGAATTTTGTCACGAGTGTACTAAACAAATGAGGCTCTGACTGATAGGGTGCAATGTGGCTTCCCTTGGCCTCGAGTATTTTCATGGCCTGAGATAAGGAAAATAAGCCGAGGAGGGCAGGGATGACTTCGATCCCCGAAATCAGTGGGTAGATTCCGAAGGTAAAACGCACATCCCCCGAAACTGGATCTTGTCCTATGAGAGCGATGAGCAAACCAAGACAAGCACTTAGCAGCCCACGCAATACTTGCCCCTCCGATATAGCGGCAACCGCGCAAAGCCCAAGGCAGGACAGCCAGAAAAACTCCGGTGGACCAAACTTGAGTGATAGATTTGCCAGAGGTTCAAAGGCTACAATCAGAACTATAGTCCCAAAGAGTCCGCCCAGCACGGAGGCAAACAAGGCGGCATAGAGTGCTCGGTTCGCTTTGCCCTGGCGTGTAAGTGGAAATCCATCAAAAGCCGTGGGTAAGGAAGATGGCGTTCCCGGGGTGTTCAGAAGTATGGCTGAATTGGCTCCTCCGTATAAGGCGGCGGTGTAGATAGCTCCCAGCATGGCCAGACCGGTCACCGGTCCAAAGGCATAGGCAATCGGCAACATGAGGGAGATGGCCATAACGGACGAGAGGCCCGGTAGGGTGCCCACCACAATGCCCCCGGCAATAGCTAGCCCCATAATCAACAGCGTCTGCAGGTTGAGAATGTCTAAAAAGCCGGAGAAGAGCAGATCCATAATACCAACTTAGTTTAGTCCGGTCTTCTCCAAGACCTGTTGAGCCTTAACTTCAAAATCCTTCAGGTAGGCTGTGACTTCCTCGCCACTCATCCAGGCCGGAGCGTTTCCGATTTTTCTCAGTTCCTCTTGAAATGCCTCGTTGTTGAAAATGTTCTCCAGGCCTTCTTTGAGCCGTTCAACCTGGAACGCTTCAATTCCCGCTGGTGCGAGGAAGACACGACCAGTTCCCGAATTCATGGGAATGCCTTGTTCGATCATGGTGGGGACATCTGGGATCTTGCTCATGCGTTGGGCCCCGGACACCGCTAGAAATTTGGTTTGTTCCATGGAGCCGAGAAAAGGAGCCAATCCGCCAATGCCGGCATCCACCTGTTTACCCAACACTGCGCTGGCCATTTCCGTACCACCGGAGAAAATGACCACACTGACGTCAATCTCCTGTTCCTCAAGCATGGCCAGGGTCGCCAGATGATTGCCGCCCTTGGGTTGAGAAATGCCTAAACGAAGTTTACCGGGTTGCCGCCTGGCTTCGTCCATAAACTCCTTCATCGAATTAAACGGACTGTCCAGGCTGGTTGCAAATACGTTGGGGTCGAAGGCCACTTGCCCCAGAATGGTGAGGTCATCCCCATTGTAGTTGGCGATGCCCGTCATGTGCCCCAGCACCAAGTCGGGAGTATTGTAGGTGGCGAGCAGGTAGCCGTCGGGTTTCGAGTTCGCCAGAAAACGAAGCCCGAGGTGTCCGCCTCCTCCCGGTTTGTAGACGAATATAAACGCCGATCCAAATTCTGCTTCGGTAAACTTATCGAGGACTCGGGCAATGCGATCACTTCCGCCCCCGGGCTTGAACGGCACAATAAACTTAATGGGTTTTGCAGGGTAGCTGTCCTCGAGATTCCCGTCGCCTGTGAAGGGCTTGATTACGAGTATCAGTAATATAAATACGCCCAGCGTGACGCATAATCTGATAAGCTTGGGTGGGGTAAACATGGTTATTTCTCTTCCTGAAGGAAGTCAGCGTCTTCACCCGGTGCAGGTGAGTTGATGAATGTACCACGATTCATTACCGCCTC
This genomic stretch from Opitutia bacterium ISCC 52 harbors:
- a CDS encoding tripartite tricarboxylate transporter permease, with the protein product MDLLFSGFLDILNLQTLLIMGLAIAGGIVVGTLPGLSSVMAISLMLPIAYAFGPVTGLAMLGAIYTAALYGGANSAILLNTPGTPSSLPTAFDGFPLTRQGKANRALYAALFASVLGGLFGTIVLIVAFEPLANLSLKFGPPEFFWLSCLGLCAVAAISEGQVLRGLLSACLGLLIALIGQDPVSGDVRFTFGIYPLISGIEVIPALLGLFSLSQAMKILEAKGSHIAPYQSEPHLFSTLVTKFRSAWSVLLRSSIVGSIIGILPGAGGAIASIIAYNEARRISKEPGKFGKGAVEGIIASESANNSQVSSSLVPMMGLGIPGNVNAAVIMGALMSFGIQPGMGLLTNSSDIAYAFMASLVVSNFLLLGIGYYMVKLTARVLLIPSNYLGPAVIALCIVGAYAATYDIYGVWVMFGTGLLGYVMVRVGIPIGPLALGLVLGPIAEKGLAQSLQMAESESSLLSFTLSRPISVALIFLCIAALFAALYVEKKTRQAEGRKEELASD
- a CDS encoding tripartite tricarboxylate transporter substrate binding protein codes for the protein MFTPPKLIRLCVTLGVFILLILVIKPFTGDGNLEDSYPAKPIKFIVPFKPGGGSDRIARVLDKFTEAEFGSAFIFVYKPGGGGHLGLRFLANSKPDGYLLATYNTPDLVLGHMTGIANYNGDDLTILGQVAFDPNVFATSLDSPFNSMKEFMDEARRQPGKLRLGISQPKGGNHLATLAMLEEQEIDVSVVIFSGGTEMASAVLGKQVDAGIGGLAPFLGSMEQTKFLAVSGAQRMSKIPDVPTMIEQGIPMNSGTGRVFLAPAGIEAFQVERLKEGLENIFNNEAFQEELRKIGNAPAWMSGEEVTAYLKDFEVKAQQVLEKTGLN